The sequence TTGAGAAGTGAAAGAGCAAGATTCCATGGGGAATTTAAGCAAAAGCCTCCATTTCATTCAAGAAGAGCACACAAACCTACTGACGGTACAAAACCTATTGGTCATCGGACAAAGAGACCAGTGGTGCATTCGCCGTGCCATTGTGGATCGCGCGCCTGCGTATCTTTCAGTGAGGACAAACGTGGTTGTAATGCGACTCGCCCTTTGACGTGGGTCCCCTGTTGCCCGTTGCACAACGTAGCGGACGTCTGCTGCTGTAGATGACAATGGTAGACCACCTCCTCTCACGCGTTTCGGAACGTCAACCAATGCTGTGAGCAAAGCCAAATTCCTGGTCTACTCGTCACACTTCATccgttttccaattttttgtgagGCTTCCCAGTCTAAAGTCATCCAGATGTTATCCCTGTTCTATTGTATAATGAAGAACGCCACCACAGTGCACCATAACTGCTCACTGACTGAGAAGCACTGCCTTTTGACGTTCCTTCTACTGCCTCGTGTTGCGTGGCAGTCTCATTTGACGCTATAGGTACGCTGACTTCACGCGATTTCACGTCCAGATTTCAGTACACGTCTGAGATACCTTTGGCAACacgctcccgcactttcattcatttccacctagTAGTTAATATGCAGTGTTACCTTGTTACTTTaactactctgaagagccaaagaaactggtatacctgcctaatatcgtgaagggctcccgctggcacacagaagtgccgcaacacgatgtggcatggactcgactaatgtctgaattagtactggagggaatcgacaccatgaacactgcagggctgcccataaatctgtaagtgtacgagggagtggagatctcttctgaacagtaactTGCAAGGTatcacagatatgttcaataatgttcatgtctggggactttggtggacAGCGAAAAGTGATTAAAGTCAgaggagtattcctggagccactctgtagcaattcaggactttTGAGGTGTCGTtgaaattgcccatgtccgtcggaatgcacaatggacatgaatggatgcagttgatgagacaggatacttatgtacgagtcatctgtcagagtcgtacctagacgtatcacaccaactgcacacgccccacactattaaagagcgtccatcagcttgaacagtgccctggtgacatgcagggtccatgtattcatgaggttgtctccatacgcttccatccactcgatacaatttgaaacgagacgcgtccgaccaggcaacatgtttcctctcaacagtccaatgtcggtattgacgtacccaggcgaggcgtaaagctttgtgtcggcaaTCAAAGGTACAtaagtgggccttcgcctccaagagcccatatcgatgccgtttcgctgaatggttcgcacgctgacacttgttgatggcacagcattgaaatctacagcaatttgcggtgACGTTCAACAATTCtgttctgtcgtcgttggtctcgttgttgcaagatcttcttccggccgcagcgatgatggtgatgttttaccagattccggatattcacggcacactcgtgaaatggtcgtccgggaaaatctccatctctacctcggagatgttgtgccccatcactcgtgcgccgactataacaccactgtcaaactcacttaaatcttgataagctttcattgtagcagcagtaagcgatctaacaactgctccagacacttgtctatttagacgttgccgaccgcagcgccgtattctgcctgtttacatacctctatatttgaatacgcatgcctataccagcttatttggtgcttcagtgtgtggTATAATGAAGAAAACCCTCACGGTGCACCGTAAGTGCTCACTCACTGAGAAGGACTGCCTTTTGTCGttccttcaccgagcgaggtggcgcagtgattagcacactggactcgcattcggaaggacggcggttcaatcctgcgtccggtcgtcctgatttaggtttcccgtgatttccctaaatcgctgcaggcaaatacctgaatggttcctttgaaagggcatggccgactcccttccccatccttccctaatgcgacgagaccgatgacctcgctgtctggtctcctcccccaaactacccaaacaaccccaaccgttccttcaactgcctcgtgttgcgggcCCATGCCCATTTGGCGCTACAGTCATGATGACCTTAAGCGATTTGAGGTTCAGCTTTCTTTGAGCGACTGGGAGTTCTTTGGCaacacgctccctcacattcactgaTGTCCACCGAGTAGTTAATATGCTACGTCACTTTGTTATTTTAACTATCTCTTCTTTAAGCCTTGCAGAGCGTTGCAGGTAACGGTCAGTGTGTTTCCTTAAGGCAATATGCCGGGGCTTTGTCAGCCACATATTTTCGTCAGTCGAGGATTGGCGCGTGCAGTGAAGCGAGGAGCGATGGAGCAGTTTAAATGCTCCACTAAGACTCAGGGGGCTTGTTTGTTCTCCACAGTGTCACTATGGCCATTTGCATGCAACGAAGCTGTAGCGTAACCGTGCCCTGTGAAGATATTCACGTCGCAGTGACACTAAACCACGCTTTGCCGTGCTTGTGCAGTCGCCGACGCGGGCGTCGCCGCTGAGCCTGGCGGAGGGCAGCACGTCGTACCACGAGGTGGAGCCGCACGGGCCGGGCACGTACGCCTGGGGCTACGACGTGGAGGACGCCGCCACGGGCAACACGCACTTCCGCCAGGAGGAGCGACATGCCAACGGAACCGTCACCGGCAGCTACGGCCTCCTGCAGCCGGACGGCGTCGTCCGGGTCGTCCACTACGTCGCCGACGACGCGGGCTACAGGTGCGTCTCTTTGCCTTCCCCAGCCTCCTCCCACGTGTCACTTACTCCTCCGATGAAGCACAGTCGTCACAGACGGAGTTCACTCTTCAGCAGATTGTGCGCTGTTTTAAAACTTCGCTCGTAGAATGAAACTGTATACCAgaacaggactcgaacccagaacctcgCCTTTCTCGGGCAGTGCTCTTGCCGACTGACTTATCCAGGCCGAAGTCACGATCCACCCTCACAGCGTTACTTGCACCAGCGCCTCTTTCCGAATTTCTAAACATCACATAagctgtgattcttcaatttctccaggcgtatttcatgACGAAGTAAATCTCGGGTGAAAAGCCTGGTGTGAGTATACAAACGACTGTATCATCAAAGAGgctatagagatcagagtaagaaaacctgaattgaatcgTGACAGCGGCTATTCTCTTAACCAAGCGTTGGAACCAGCCATTACTCGGATTAAGGAGAAAATAGAAATATCCCAAAAACGTACTGACTTCGAGAGCAGGGGGAGGAACCTCCAAAACGCCGCCAGGAAACCTCCCTGGGCGCAGACCTACGAGGGAACACCCAGACGCTGTGCCACAAGTCGGGCGTCAAACCCCGGCGCGGATAGCCGAGAGAGCTCCcgcggcgcggacggcggagggagcgcccgAGGGAGGGGGGagactaatctacatctacatttatactccgcaagccacccaacggtgtgtggcggagggcactttacgtgccactgtcattacctccctttcctgttccagtcgcgtatggttcgcgggaagaacgactgtctgaaagcctccgtgtgcgctctaatctctctaattttacattcgtgatctcctcgggaggtataagtagggggaagcaatatattcgatacctcatccagaaacgcaccctctcgaaacctggcgagcaagctacaccgcgatgcagagcgcctctcttgcagagtctgccacttgagtttattaaacatctccgtaacgctatcacggttaccaaataaccctgcgacgaaacgcgccgctcttctttggatcttctctatctcctccgtcaaaccgatctggtacggatcccacactgatgagcaatactcaagtataggtcgaacgagtgttttgtaagccacctcctttgttgatggactgatATATACCTCACGTCTGCCGTCCCTTGGCAGTACATCAGCACACCTGGAAACAAAgtcgattgccaaaatattgtgtcctttgtacactcacaccaggctgttcagccgagatttatttcgtcatcacATAAGTTCTCCCGCATGCTTTGCGCAATTCCTTCCTTACACAGGATGCACGTGAAATCAAAGGTTTCGGCTTCGTATCCCGATCTGGCACTCCGTTTTAGTCTGCCGGGAAGTCTCGTTAACCTGGTTTTTGCACTAATACAAGTTTATTGCGATAGCGTAGTAGAAGCTCCGGGGGTGTGGATACAGATACAAgctggtcggggtggccgagcggttctaggtgctacagtctggagccgcgcgaccgctacggtcgcaggttcgcatcctgcctcgggcatggatatgtgtgatgtacttaggttagttaggtttaagtagttctaagttctaggggactgatgacctcagaagttaagtcccatagtgctcagagccatttgaaccatacagataCAATGACAACAATAGAACAGCAAAGTCGACTAAGCTGAAGAGGCATCTGATGCAGGGTAATTTCGAGCAACAACAGTCGGTAGCACAAATTCCAATACCACAATGATGAACGAGGCAACGAAGAGCAGTCCAAGCGAAACATATTTGTAGCCATTACCCTGTAACTGATGTAGGAAGAAGGTTTAGATAGCATCCACGGTAAACATATCACTTGTTATCAGCTATTTTTGGCTCGTTCTTAAAGGCTGACGGTGCAGTTCGAGCTCTGCCCCCTTGCACAGTCATCGACTTTTCAGCCAAATATCAGGCGAATTGACAGTGAGGCCAAGGGAGTCCCAAATGGTAATATTTCTGACGGCGTTTGAAGTTGCAGCATTGTGTCTTACAATCAAAGGGAATGTTCCGAAATCCATGGTCAGAAATACAgagtttgaacacatttttattttaattgtgAGACAATAAATCCCATACAAAAATATGAAACTGtacttcatatttctttacgtcgaTGACTTGCTCCATAGCTTAGCGTACATACGTCACTATCAACTGCAGGCGAATTTAGGATTTCGTACTTCTTTCTATGATGCCCGGCTTCGGTAATAGTACGTTTACTGAGTCGTTTGGTAGACGACTTCGATCCATTTACTGATAACCGGGGACAAAAACCTCTTGGAAGTTTTTATCAGaccggtacacagaattttactttagctCCGTTGAACGCTTCACACATGCCTCTCCTGACACTAATTTCGTCTTCGTTCATATCTCCCATTCAGCTACGTTTAAAACTGTGATGGATCTCTCTTTACTTTCGGAGCAGCGTTGTAATGCTTTTGTTGACAGACGGATGACCTTTCTCATCCCCCACAGTTTCACTTCGAACACGTCTGTATAAAGCGTAGCCCTATCGTACAGTACTATTAAGCTTCATCGATTTACACTGAACATTTTCTGTCCCAGATTCGAATGTTTGATGTTGAACGCTCACCTAATCTGAAACGTGTTTCTTCTCGCACTTACTAAGCAGATATTTCTTTCCATATTTCTGAACGTTCCTACTCACACCAGCAGCTAGTGATGTTATGATAGTCTTGTAATTAGATTCTTAATTATCCTTCTCTAGGTGGATAAATaatagttggtaggcgtgtttttacatctgaaagatgatgtctgttcagatttcgcgccaatcAGGTAAGAGTGTCACTAGTAGCGTCACTgtgaggattcaaatcaggtttgttttaactacacactgtaacggtcgagaacgttagttaccttcgagatagGCCGTGGTGAATTGATGGCAGCCAAGAATGcgttcaaggcgacaaagacgccattatcaacacctcactgagcttaaacgaggtcgtgtaatagggctacgagaacatGTATGGTCCTTTTGCGACACTGCAGAAGGATTTGGCAGGAAGGTAGTCATTGTCCGTGTCTGCTGGCAGCCATGATCACAAGAATGCACTGTCACAAGAAAACAGAGCTCTGCACGACCACATGGCGCTACTAAGTGAGAAGAGCATCGTGTTtcgtgtatggctctggcacatcgtattgcatttgcagcagcaatttgagtagcagttggtaCCAAAGTGACACAAccgactgttacaaatcggttatttcaaggatagctccgagtcaggcgccctgtagcgtacattcgaTTTGCCgcttcagtggtgtcaggcgagaCCTCATTGGAACAcaggatggagatctgttgtgttttctgatgaaagattgtCTTGctttggtgccactgatggtcgcGTGTTGGTTATAAGGCGGTACGTCTcagcttgctagacacactggacctacatctgtagttggggtgcgatttcgtatgacagcaggagtactctcgtcgttataccacgcaccctgactgccaatttgtatgtcagtctgatgattcgacctaatGTGTGTcactcatgaatagcattccaggtgaTTGTTTCCAAACAGTGTAAGCTCGCCGCCATACCGCTGTTGCAATCCGAAATGCTCTACAATGTGTCGACATTTAGCTTCACCTACTCGATtgtcttcagtcgagcacatatgggacattatcggacaacaactacagcgtcatccacaaccaacattaacacaaacttacatccggcacctatgcaacacaatgcatgcacgtttgcatgcttgcattcaacattctggcgattacaccgattattaatgtaccagaatttcacatttgcaatggcctatCGCGCGCTTAGATTAACGtaggatcttgcaatgttaattacttaaatatgttaaaaaaatggttcaaatggctgtgagcactatgggacttaacatctatggtcatcagtcctctagaacttagaactacttaaacctaactaacctaaggacagcacacaacacccagtcatcacgaggcagataattaaatatgttacctagacctaTGTAATCCcgacatttcattactctacatcaattactTTTTGGTGATGcggcttttttccgtcagtgtatttgggaGCGGATTTCCAGTACCTGAATTTGCCTTACAACTAAGAAAAATGTCCCGAAAACATCTGTCGGAATAGGGGGATgaaactacatttaattttattctaTAACAATGTATCTCAAGTTAAAAAATTGAAAACTCTGTGTATAAGTATGAATCATTGTTTATACATGTACAGAGCAAAGTGTTGCTCGCGGTGCAGCTGGCGGTGTTCTATGAGTTGCCGATGCACCCACCATTACCAGAGGGATTTCCAGCGACGCGCAGTGAGAGTAGCACTTATGACACGCCTGGAATTCGCACAAGCTACGCCTACGGTAGCGTGCGATTATTTCGAGCTACAATTCGCTGTCCGCTGAGAACGCTAAATTAACTTTTAGCTGTCTctggacaagaatgggggaagatATGCGCATTATCCGACTCGGTGCCGAAGGTCTCTAACATCAGTTTCAGCAGTGACACTTGACTCGGTAGCGACAGCTTACAATCCAAGAGGTGGCAGAAATTTTTGTCGTCCGTAATGAGCTAGCTTCGGAAGGGGAGGTTGTTGAAGCAAGTTTCTGATCACCAAGCTACGTGGCAGTATCCTGTATTAAATTCCGCCTTTTCCACAGTGTCTAATGTTGTGAGGACGTATGTCACTGTTGTTCGTGATCCGCTGGTCGGTTGGGGCATTAAACTGCGTGGCCACTAcgaggtatgattggaaagttttaagtatGGGCTTctaattgtacaatggtggcacATACATGCTACTGTGGTGCATATCCTTCAAAATAGTCGCCTTCGCACCGAACACAcagactccaacggtgtttccacttttggaaacgttcctggaaatttttttcctgaagtgtgttaaggacgctctccgtgTTTCGTGTTTGCCTGGATATCTTCAATCgaatcaaatcgcttccctttcagtgaaaattccAGTTTAAGAAACATGTAGAAGTCTGCAGAGGCCAAATCCttggaatatggcggttgtggaagcactgGAAATTTGAATTTGGTCacaaattcaacgatggagaaggcacgatgcgCCGGAGCATTGtcgtggtgtagcacccaactcctgtttttccacaatgcaggccttttcttctgcaccttttcacgcaaacgctcaaggacacatttgtaataTTCCTGGGTGTCTGTCGTCCAGGGGTAAATTCGTGATACACAATACcagtagaatcgaaaaaaatcaccaacactgtcatcaccttcgaccgactttgccatGCTTTTCTCGGTCGTTGTGAACctagagtcttccactgcgaagactgcactttggtttcagaacCATATCCATATAgccacgattcgtcacctgtatTTACCCTATTTAACATACCTGGGTCATTTTTAGtgtgattaatcagttcttggcacacttcaagccagtattgtctccggtcatttgacaacacttttggaattaaTTTCGCGGACACTCGACacctgttcagatcttcagttaaagttgcctgaactgcatagaaacttaaatgaagttcatcagccatctccataATTGCAATCTACGATCAGAGAGCACTAAGTCATGAACTTtctcaacattttcattcgtttttgaggtggaaggaagaccggaccgtgattcATCTTCAAATCACTCGCGGccgtttttaaatctgttgaacctgacaaaaacatttgactggctcatacagttATTTCCAAATGATGTCtttaatagtttgtaagtctcagaagctgagtTCCCGGTTttacaacaaaatttcacacaaactcgttgctccattTTTACGTACATTTTCgcgcagacagaatccggcaacaagccctaacaggcCCGCACTCAACCAGCTACCACAacaaactcaataaagaaaacGCAGGTTCCTGTCAGaaggcgttcaaggacaaggcaatgactcactcccaccctccgtgtacctgcccgccaaaccagtaatcagtagcggatccattcttaaaactttccaatcacatctCATCCTATTTCATCGATATCATAGCACTAAGTTTCCCATGCTCTCATTACAATCAACTACATTCGACATGTACAGCCACTTGTTGCGAAGGAAAGGTACTGATGTGTACGAAAAAAGAAAAGCTTTACAATCAGAACACCGCTGTGCCTCACCAACactttggaagaatgggacctctcccacgTCGCCGTCATGCTCGCCGACGATGATCATCCGTGGCAGTGTAGAACCCCGATTCATCGCTGAGGCCAAAgtgacgccattcgtcagcagtccgtGTTTCCCGGTTGCGGCAACACTACAAACGCAGGTGTTTGTCTTGTGGCGTTAACAGTAGCGTCGCATGGGCCTGTAATTCCCTACCGCCGCCTGCTGCCAGTCcctgaccaatggtgcgggatcaCACAGAACGCTGCAGGGCGTCAATTAGGCGATCTCGGATGGAAGACGCGGGGTTTGTAGAGGTTTCAATGTGCATGGTGTAAAATACGGTGTTACTCTCTTATGGGCACATACGTGGTCGACCGGAATCTTATCGACGTGTTTACTTGCTCTCACGTTCCCATTCAGGCCAACACCggtccactgtcacatccgaatgctccgCAAATCGCATATGCACGATGTCACTAGTCAGCCAATTGGAGATCCACAATGAAGTCTCTTCCAAACTTTGttagttgctgataacgctgtctcacaccagTGACGGAAAGGTAGTAAATCAATTAAAATAGTCCGACagaggctcaaatggctttgagcactatgggactcaacttctgaggtcattagtcccctagaacttagaactagttaaacctaacgaacctaaggacatcacactcatccatgcccgaggcaggattcgaacctgcggccgtaggggtctcgcggttccagactgcagcgcctagaaccgcacggccacttcggccgacgtcCGACAGAGAAAAAGGAGAGTGTACCTGATTTCATACCATCATGATAATGTATACATTATGTGAATGAACTTGGCCTTTTTCTAACAGCGCTCTGTCTTACAGGGAACCCCTTGAATGAGAGGTTGCATGTTGAATGCTTAATAAGGCTCATTTGAAGGTGTTCTCTTAAAGTTGCAACAGGCAAAATATTAGCTACtagtgactcaccatgtgcataaGGAAGGTTACAGAAAATTGGTGTCCAGGATGTATGTATTACGcagaatggacatcgtcgacattcaagaaatgttcaaaacaaaccattcacTTGCACATGAACACCGAACTAAGactggcgcgccacagtgatcacaaaggttcgtacTAACAAGAGCGAACTCCATAGGCGTTGCAAAACATGCAGGACTTTCAGGTAGGAATCCACTCTAAAAACAATGCGTGTAGAACCATATTAGTGTAACGAGTTGAtgtgaactgatggaatgtgacggTATGCAACGTAATGCGAAATAATACATCGTGAAGTTTATAGTGAAACAGACTATCCTTTAAGGTGTACTTGCGGGTGGTGCGATAGTATATTTTTTAGCAAGGAGACTGAATTTGTCCTGTGGTTCCAGGTCGAATGGACTACAATGTCACGTACTTTTCAGGGTTTGCTCTAAATGAGTataatttttatacgcagaccaggattCAAGTAAAAGCAGTTTATTTTGGACAGATAtaggccaaaagcagtgctcataccgtaGTTATAGTTCTCTTGTGCCCATTTTTCCACTCTTTCTTATAGTTGCGCAAATATTCCCTGCTGTCCTTGCAAGACCCCGAACTTCTTGTAGCACAATAAATAaccttccagccaatttaccattcaGATTAAC comes from Schistocerca piceifrons isolate TAMUIC-IGC-003096 chromosome 8, iqSchPice1.1, whole genome shotgun sequence and encodes:
- the LOC124711877 gene encoding cuticle protein 18.6-like; amino-acid sequence: MAPPMMLVAATVLLLLKSPTRASPLSLAEGSTSYHEVEPHGPGTYAWGYDVEDAATGNTHFRQEERHANGTVTGSYGLLQPDGVVRVVHYVADDAGYRSRTEYRQTRSRTSLPSPYPSLFSAENYVFTNQV